In Clostridium sporogenes, one genomic interval encodes:
- a CDS encoding polysaccharide deacetylase family protein: protein MKNKKSLILFAFIMIIAVSFGGCRKNSNVDTNNIDKNKAQSKKQEKSVKENDIRTFTKGPLIYNNKSIPVLMYHSIDYEKGNELRLPKEQFKEQMKYLKDNGYTTLTLNELYNFLEKNKPVPEKSIVITLDDGYVDNYTNAYPILKELGLNATVFVVTSNIDKDKRTLTSKQIKEMDEAGIQIASHTYNHDKLDDLPYEKQLQTMKKSKDDLEKILNHKVDFIAYPYGKWNEESIKAAKDAGYKMAFTTQGGWSNKQDGIYTLNRVYISSLKGIDNFKDRITNPNYNKS, encoded by the coding sequence TTGAAGAACAAGAAAAGTTTAATTCTTTTTGCTTTTATTATGATTATAGCAGTATCGTTTGGTGGATGCAGAAAGAATAGCAATGTAGATACTAATAATATTGATAAAAATAAAGCACAATCAAAAAAACAAGAAAAATCTGTTAAAGAAAATGATATAAGAACATTTACTAAGGGGCCACTTATATATAATAACAAATCTATACCTGTGCTTATGTATCATTCTATTGATTATGAAAAGGGAAATGAATTAAGACTGCCTAAAGAACAATTTAAAGAGCAAATGAAGTATTTAAAAGATAATGGATATACTACATTAACATTAAATGAGTTATATAATTTTTTAGAAAAAAATAAACCTGTACCAGAGAAATCTATAGTTATAACACTAGATGATGGATATGTTGATAACTATACTAATGCATACCCAATATTAAAAGAATTAGGATTAAATGCTACTGTATTTGTTGTAACTAGTAATATAGATAAGGATAAGCGTACTTTAACTTCAAAACAAATTAAAGAAATGGATGAAGCAGGTATACAAATAGCTAGCCATACATATAATCATGATAAGCTAGATGATTTACCATATGAAAAGCAGTTACAAACTATGAAAAAATCTAAGGATGATTTAGAAAAAATATTAAATCATAAAGTAGATTTTATAGCTTATCCCTATGGTAAGTGGAATGAAGAATCTATAAAAGCGGCTAAAGATGCTGGGTATAAAATGGCATTTACTACTCAGGGAGGATGGTCTAATAAACAAGATGGTATCTATACTTTAAATAGGGTTTATATTAGTTCTTTAAAGGGTATTGATAATTTTAAAGATAGAATAACTAATCCTAATTATAATAAAAGTTAA
- the ispF gene encoding 2-C-methyl-D-erythritol 2,4-cyclodiphosphate synthase, producing MRIGLGYDVHKLVENMPLIIGGVTIPHDKGLLGHSDADVLIHAIMDALLGAAALGDIGKHFPDSDKNFKNISSLLLLSKVKNLIDKEGYEIVNIDCTIIAQKPKMLYHIDAMKKNICECLELDNNMLNIKATTEEGLGFTGKEEGISANAICLLN from the coding sequence ATGAGAATAGGATTGGGATACGATGTACATAAACTAGTTGAAAATATGCCACTAATAATAGGTGGTGTTACCATCCCCCATGATAAAGGTTTACTAGGTCATTCTGATGCAGATGTATTAATTCACGCAATTATGGACGCTTTATTAGGAGCTGCAGCATTAGGTGATATAGGTAAACACTTCCCTGATTCGGATAAAAATTTTAAAAATATATCAAGTCTCTTACTTTTATCTAAAGTTAAAAATTTAATAGACAAGGAAGGTTATGAAATTGTAAATATAGACTGTACTATAATAGCTCAAAAACCTAAAATGCTTTATCATATAGATGCTATGAAAAAAAATATTTGTGAGTGTTTAGAATTAGATAATAATATGTTAAATATAAAGGCTACTACAGAAGAGGGGTTAGGTTTTACAGGTAAAGAAGAAGGAATCTCTGCTAATGCTATTTGTCTTTTAAATTAA
- the arcA gene encoding arginine deiminase, with the protein MNAKRNIHVYSEIGDLKTVLLHRPGEEIENLIPAYMETLLFDDIPYLKVAQEEHDIFANTLRNNGVEVLYLEDLAAEAIENKEIREKFIEEAIKESGTTDKEYVEKIKKYLESMKEKDLVCKIMAGMRKKELGIDESKEEYPFLMYPMPNLYFTRDPFASIGKGITINAMRTKTRRRETMFAKYIFKYHPEFKDSHIPLWYDRTGKHCIEGGDELVLSDEVLAIGHSERTDSESVLKVAKNIFEAGESFKVILLFDIPKIRAFMHLDTVFTMLDHDKFTVHGEIEGTLKVNAITYDEKTKELVIKEEIDSLEGILSKYLKRDIKVIRCGGGDKIISAREQWNDGSNTLAISPGKVITYERNYVTNEILDKNNVEVLTIPSSELSRGRGGPRCMSMPLVRKDLK; encoded by the coding sequence ATGAATGCAAAAAGAAACATTCATGTGTATTCAGAAATAGGAGATCTTAAAACAGTGTTACTTCATAGGCCAGGAGAAGAAATTGAAAATTTAATTCCGGCATATATGGAAACGTTATTATTTGATGACATACCTTATTTAAAAGTAGCGCAAGAAGAACACGATATTTTTGCTAATACATTAAGAAATAATGGTGTTGAAGTTTTATATTTGGAAGACTTAGCGGCAGAAGCTATAGAAAATAAAGAAATTAGAGAAAAATTTATAGAGGAAGCCATAAAAGAAAGTGGTACTACAGATAAAGAATATGTAGAAAAGATAAAAAAATATTTAGAATCCATGAAAGAAAAAGACTTAGTTTGTAAAATTATGGCTGGTATGAGAAAAAAAGAGTTAGGAATAGATGAGTCAAAGGAAGAATATCCTTTTTTAATGTATCCTATGCCTAATTTATATTTTACAAGAGACCCATTTGCATCTATAGGCAAAGGTATAACTATTAATGCAATGAGAACTAAAACAAGAAGAAGAGAAACTATGTTTGCAAAATATATCTTTAAATATCATCCAGAATTTAAAGATTCACATATACCATTATGGTATGATAGAACTGGAAAGCATTGTATAGAGGGTGGAGATGAATTAGTTTTATCTGATGAGGTTTTAGCTATAGGACATAGTGAAAGAACAGATAGTGAATCAGTTTTAAAGGTAGCTAAAAACATATTCGAAGCAGGAGAAAGTTTTAAGGTTATATTATTGTTTGATATACCTAAAATAAGAGCTTTTATGCATTTAGATACAGTGTTCACTATGTTAGATCATGATAAATTTACAGTTCATGGAGAAATAGAAGGAACACTTAAAGTAAATGCTATAACTTATGATGAAAAAACTAAAGAACTTGTAATTAAGGAAGAGATAGATAGTTTAGAGGGAATTTTATCTAAATATTTAAAAAGAGATATAAAAGTTATTCGTTGTGGTGGTGGAGATAAAATTATATCTGCTAGAGAGCAATGGAATGATGGTTCAAATACTTTAGCTATTTCACCAGGTAAGGTTATAACTTATGAAAGAAATTATGTAACCAATGAAATATTAGATAAAAATAATGTAGAGGTTTTAACTATACCGTCATCTGAATTATCTAGAGGAAGAGGCGGCCCAAGATGTATGTCTATGCCTTTAGTTAGAAAAGATCTTAAATAG
- a CDS encoding DUF1836 domain-containing protein translates to MEKENLEKIKYINKLAKEISNNTIVDYEDFPKYDLFLSQVIDYLNDKFEEEDYTNNIVQNYIKNEVISKPQDGKKRGYTKLHLVQLVLLSYMRPLLTTEEIKNVFTLAFNEINDRGDDIISWENAYKIFSDIQKDSFKDFVARQHFDEDKLKDIITKLELDSDEESRITIFLIVMTLICQASAIKKLVKKIVNDYTNKIDNKLDYEE, encoded by the coding sequence ATGGAAAAGGAAAATTTAGAAAAAATAAAGTATATAAACAAGCTTGCAAAAGAAATATCTAATAATACAATAGTAGATTATGAAGATTTTCCTAAATATGATTTGTTTTTATCACAAGTAATTGATTATTTGAATGATAAATTTGAAGAGGAAGATTATACAAATAATATTGTTCAAAATTACATTAAAAATGAGGTAATATCAAAACCGCAAGATGGTAAGAAGAGAGGATATACTAAGCTTCATTTAGTTCAATTAGTATTATTAAGTTATATGAGACCATTACTTACTACTGAGGAAATAAAAAATGTGTTTACATTAGCTTTTAATGAAATAAATGATAGGGGTGATGATATAATATCTTGGGAAAATGCATACAAGATATTTTCAGATATACAAAAGGATAGTTTTAAAGACTTTGTAGCCAGACAGCATTTTGATGAAGATAAATTAAAAGACATAATAACAAAACTAGAATTAGATAGTGATGAAGAAAGTAGAATAACTATATTTTTAATAGTAATGACTTTAATATGTCAAGCTAGTGCTATAAAAAAATTAGTTAAAAAGATAGTAAATGATTACACTAATAAAATTGATAATAAATTAGATTATGAAGAATAA